One Fundulus heteroclitus isolate FHET01 chromosome 1, MU-UCD_Fhet_4.1, whole genome shotgun sequence genomic window carries:
- the zfp64 gene encoding zinc finger protein 64, with product MATCDSDGSCAVAEVNPDIHICGFCKQQYNNYEFFLAHKQKGCSLPTSHTAASSASTSLSDCSSEFVLEDAYQVCVVRGVKKSLTKAEKAPSKKLKPALTSKRHSCCFSGCTFKTQYGQKDMERHLKTHTGEKPFECELCHKRFSRRDKLNMHSRSHTGERPHKCKHCSYAAADSSSLKKHLRIHYDERPFKCQICPYASRNSSQLTVHLRSHTGDAPFQCQQCDAKFKINSDLKRHLRIHSGEKPYKCDFCEYRCAMKGNLKSHTRLKHGTENLFRCERCDYASASRLALRQHARQHLPAQPFQCSKCSYSCARRGALKVHERVHSEERPFGCDLCGFAAKRLSYLFAHREQCHSDRGEKGGARQAGRGLGSPQPVGSRYRAKLDAARAFHCDLCEASFVRADSLRSHKKQHRDAQDAADSVQLLPVPAQTLPLPSSSVASYGEAQVKIIVQPPLGQHGSVTPADRTGQAEAALLEPDNQDMAANLVAAVQPLRSSHGTEAQTVPLTRLGPDSTTPPDSCISSSGGSTLITYSSDLEGFSALMQKSSATADSKPTAAHQEAALVVPSVSGQNVLIQCVPLIVCAPPPQQAALEPPSSHTHTAGSHTPGSTAQ from the exons ATGGCAACATGCGACAGCGACG GATCTTGTGCTGTGGCGGAGGTGAACCCAGACATCCACATCTGCGGCTTCTGCAAACAGCAGTACAACAACTATGAGTTTTTTCTGGCCCATAAGCAGAAGGGATGCTCCCTTCCGACCTCTCACACTGCGGCCAGCTCTGCATCAACATCTCTCTCAG ATTGCAGCTCTGAGTTTGTTCTTGAGGATGCTTACCAGGTCTGCGTGGTGAGAGGTGTCAAGAAGTCGCTGACCAAAGCGGAGAAAGCTCCATCCAAGAAACTAAAACCTGCGCTGACCTCCAAAAGACACTCCTGCTGTTTCTCAG GCTGCACCTTTAAGACACAATATGGCCAAAAAGACATGGAGCGCCATCTCAAAACTCACACTG GCGAGAAGCCGTTCGAATGCGAGCTGTGCCACAAGCGCTTCAGTCGGCGCGACAAACTCAACATGCACAGCCGCTCCCACACGGGCGAGAGGCCTCACAAGTGCAAGCACTGCTCCTACGCGgcagcagacagcagcagcCTGAAGAAGCACCTGCGGATCCACTACGACGAGCGGCCCTTCAAGTGCCAGATCTGCCCCTACGCCAGCCGCAACTCCAGCCAGCTCACCGTGCACCTGCGCTCTCACACGG GAGACGCGCCGTTCCAGTGCCAGCAGTGCGACGCAAAGTTCAAGATCAACTCCGACCTGAAGAGGCACCTCCGCATTCACTCCGGCGAAAAGCCCTACAAATGCGACTTCTGCGAGTACCGCTGCGCCATGAAGGGGAACCTGAAGTCTCACACGCGCCTCAAACACGGCACAGAGAACCTGTTCCGGTGCGAGCGGTGCGACTACGCCTCCGCCAGCCGGCTGGCGCTGCGGCAGCACGCCAGGCAGCACCTGCCCGCGCAGCCCTTCCAGTGCTCCAAGTGCTCCTACTCCTGCGCCAGGAGGGGCGCGCTCAAAGTCCACGAGCGCGTCCACTCAGAGGAGCGGCCGTTCGGGTGCGACCTGTGCGGTTTCGCCGCCAAGCGGCTCAGCTACCTGTTCGCCCACAGAGAGCAGTGCCACTCGGACAGAGGCGAGAAGGGAGGCGCGCGGCAGGCCGGCAGAGGACTCGGCTCCCCGCAGCCTGTCGGCTCTCGCTATCGGGCAAAGCTGGACGCGGCGCGGGCTTTCCACTGCGACCTGTGCGAGGCGTCGTTCGTGAGGGCCGACTCGCTGCGCAGCCACAAGAAGCAGCACCGGGACGCCCAGGACGCGGCAGACTCAGTCCAGCTGCTTCCCGTTCCCGCCCAGACTCTTCCCTTACCGTCGAGCTCGGTGGCTTCCTACGGTGAGGCGCAGGTCAAAATCATCGTCCAGCCGCCTTTGGGTCAGCATGGCTCCGTAACGCCTGCAGACCGGACAGGCCAAGCTGAAGCGGCCTTACTGGAGCCAGACAACCAGGACATGGCCGCCAACCTTGTGGCGGCGGTACAACCTCTCAGGTCCTCGCACGGCACTGAAGCGCAGACGGTCCCGCTGACGAGGCTGGGTCCGGACAGCACCACCCCTCCGGACTCCTGCATCAGCAGCAGCGGCGGGTCGACTCTGATCACCTACAGCTCCGATCTGGAGGGCTTCAGCGCCTTGATGCAGAAGAGCTCGGCGACGGCGGATTCCAAGCCGACCGCGGCTCATCAGGAAGCCGCCCTGGTGGTTCCGAGCGTCAGCGGGCAGAACGTGCTCATCCAGTGCGTTCCGCTGATCGTGTGCGCGCCGCCGCCGCAGCAGGCCGCGCTGGAGCCTccctcctcacacacacacaccgctggTTCACACACACCGGGAAGCACGGCGCAGTGA